The Kineococcus mangrovi genome includes a window with the following:
- a CDS encoding exodeoxyribonuclease III: MRLATWNVNSVRARLDRVLAWIDRSDVDVVALQETKCKDEQFPEQAFLDLGYEVAHHGLSQWNGVALVSRVGLEDVSTSFSADVPHFGEPAVAEARAIGATCGGVRVWSLYVPNGRGLDDPHYVYKLAWLQELRSAGAGWLAQDPRAQVALVGDFNVAPTDEDVWDVDFFAGATHVSEPERAEFGSLVDAGFADVVRPYAPGPGTYTYWDYTQLRFPKRQGMRIDFVLGSPALAERVSGATIDREERKGKGASDHAPVIVELAPNA; encoded by the coding sequence GTGCGCCTCGCGACCTGGAACGTGAACTCCGTCCGTGCCCGCCTCGACCGCGTGCTGGCGTGGATCGACCGCAGCGACGTCGACGTCGTGGCGCTGCAGGAGACCAAGTGCAAGGACGAGCAGTTCCCCGAGCAGGCCTTCCTCGACCTCGGCTACGAGGTCGCCCACCACGGCCTGTCGCAGTGGAACGGCGTGGCCCTCGTCTCGCGCGTGGGGTTGGAGGACGTCAGCACGAGCTTCTCCGCCGACGTGCCGCACTTCGGTGAACCCGCCGTGGCGGAGGCCCGCGCGATCGGGGCGACGTGCGGCGGGGTGCGCGTGTGGAGCCTGTACGTGCCGAACGGCCGCGGGCTCGACGACCCGCACTACGTCTACAAGCTGGCGTGGCTGCAGGAGCTGCGGTCGGCGGGGGCGGGCTGGCTGGCGCAGGACCCGCGGGCGCAGGTGGCCCTCGTCGGGGACTTCAACGTCGCCCCCACCGACGAGGACGTGTGGGACGTGGACTTCTTCGCGGGCGCCACCCACGTCTCGGAGCCCGAGCGCGCGGAGTTCGGCTCCCTCGTGGACGCCGGGTTCGCCGACGTCGTGCGGCCGTACGCACCCGGTCCGGGCACGTACACGTACTGGGACTACACGCAGCTGCGCTTCCCGAAGCGCCAGGGGATGCGGATCGACTTCGTGCTGGGTTCCCCGGCGCTGGCCGAGCGCGTCAGCGGGGCCACCATCGACCGCGAGGAACGCAAGGGCAAGGGGGCCTCCGACCACGCCCCCGTGATCGTGGAGCTTGCGCCGAACGCGTGA